Proteins from a single region of Echeneis naucrates chromosome 2, fEcheNa1.1, whole genome shotgun sequence:
- the LOC115056639 gene encoding abl interactor 2 isoform X1: MAELQMLLEEEIPAGRSALLDSFTNLERVAEYCESNYVQSPDKQRALEETKNYTTQSLASVAYLINTLANNVLQMLDIQASQLRRMESSINHISQTVDIHKEKVARREIGILTTNKNTSRTHKIIAPANPERPVRYIRKPIDYSLLDDMGHGVKASAQNMKAGGGGLPRTNPPTQKPPSPPMTGKGTLGRHSPYRTLEPVRPPVVPNDYVSSPTRNMAHSQQSPARTASVNQRNRTYSSGSSGGSHPSSSRSSSRENSGSGSVGVPIAVPTPAPPSAFPGAPQFYSMNRPVQQPQNPQVGGSLPYRRPSSVTGQPNVAHNQSQLNGGPHFAQNQAGPLAPPPPSMQITPQLPLMGFVARVQETISDVPPPPPPAEEPVFEEPTPPPPPPEDYEDDEDEEESAVVEYSDPYAEEDPPWAPRTYLEKVVAIYDYTRDKEDELSFQEGAIIYVIKKNDDGWFEGVMNGTTGLFPGNYVESIMHYAD; this comes from the exons GTCGCGGAGTACTGCGAGAGCAACTATGTCCAG TCTCCAGACAAGCAGAGGGCactggaggagaccaaaaaCTACACTACCCAATCTCTGGCCAGTGTAGCTTACCTGATCAATACGCTGGCCAACAATGTGCTGCAGATGCTGGACATCCAGGCCTCGCAGCTCCGCCGCATGGAGTCCTCCATCAACCACATCTCACAG ACGGTGGACATCCACAAGGAGAAGGTAGCGCGGCGGGAGATTGGGATCCTCACCACCAACAAGAACACATCCCGCACACACAAGATCATCGCTCCAGCCAATCCCGAGAGGCCTGTGCGCTACATCCGCAAGCCCATCGACTACAGCCTGTTAGATGACATGGGCCACGGAGTGAAG GCCAGTGCTCAAAACATGAAGGCCGGAGGAGGCGGACTCCCTCGCACCAACCCCCCAACACAGAAGCCCCCCAGCCCGCCCATGACAGGCAAAGGGACCCTTGG GCGCCACTCCCCTTATAGGACGCTTGAGCCGGTGCGTCCACCCGTTGTCCCTAACGACTACGTCTCAAGCCCGACGCGCAACATGGCGCATTCCCAGCAGAGCCCTGCACGCACTGCATCTGTTAATCAGAGGAACCGCACGTACAG cagtggcagcagcggAGGCAGCCACCCCAGCAGCAGTCGCAGCAGCAGCCGAGAGAACAGCGGCAGTGGCAGCGTGGGTGTGCCCATCGCTGTCCCGACCCCAGCCCCGCCCTCCGCCTTCCCAG GTGCTCCTCAGTTCTACAGCATGAACCGCCCAGTACAGCAGCCCCAAAACCCCCAGGTGGGAGGCTCCCTGCCATACCGCCGACCGTCATCAGTCACTGGTCAGCCCAACGTGGCCCACAACCAGAGCCAGCTCAATGGTGGACCACACTTCGCCCAGAACCAAG CGGGCCCGCTcgcccctcctcccccctccatgCAGATCACCCCCCAGCTGCCTCTGATGGGCTTTGTGGCCCGTGTTCAGGAGACTA TCTCGGATGTaccacccccacctccacctgccGAAGAGCCGGTGTTTGAGGAGCCTACACCTCCCCCTCCGCCGCCGGAGGAttatgaagatgatgaagatgaagaggagtcGGCGGTGGTGGAGTACAGCGACCCCTACGCTGAGGAGGACCCACCATGGGCCCCACGCACCTACCTGGAGAAAG TGGTGGCCATTTATGACTACACACGTGACAAAGAAGACGAGCTTTCGTTCCAGGAGGGCGCTATCATCTACGTGATAAAGAAGAACGACGATGGCTGGTTCGAGGGCGTGATGAACGGGACCACGGGCCTCTTCCCTGGCAACTACGTCGAGTCCATCATGCACTACGCCGACTGA